The Trichoderma breve strain T069 chromosome 2, whole genome shotgun sequence DNA segment TAGCCAAAGAGGGACCCGGTGCCGGATTCCCGTGGAGGAGCCTCGTTTCCAAGCATCAATCGCGTTGTAACATGACAGCATATCcagacaaaggaaaaaatacAATCCCCCAGTTTTAATCCCCAAACCCATTCCTCCCCCGTATTGTACAATTGAACTGACACCATAGTTCCAACATGGCCAGCCGTGGTTCTTACACGGCAAATAAAGGCCATTGGGGTGCCAAAAGAAACCTTATAACGCAAGGAAAAGAATAAAATTATCCCGATCATTCGACCCGGTTCAGATTAAGGCGTCATCGTAATATCGACTCGACATATATAAGACAAGTTCAGAATATATCATGGCGCAAGTAGGTATATTCGACGCATTTGAGCATCTCATCAAAAGTAATAGCCGTTGTCGTTGAGCATGCTGACGGCTACACCGTTGAATTCGTCGAATttgggcatcatcatcaggcTCTGGTCACGATCCAGCGGGATGAAACTGTCGTCGTTGGTGAACTGGCGAAGTAGATCGTCTTCCTGTTCGCTGATGCTCAGGGGCAAAGGTGCGCCCATTGTTGTCAAGCCCATCATCATGCCGCCGGCGGGGAAGCTGACGACTTCATCCGCCGTTGTTGATGTGGCGGGATCCAGCTCGAAGAAATGAGagggcggcgatgacgatgactgAGAGAGACCGGGTGGCGTGTTGTAATGACCTGGTGTGCTCTTTccgggagaagaaggatgtgAGGCCCTCTCCATGATCGCTTCCGGGGATACATATGAGTGCACACTGGCTTctgaagttgaaggagaTGCGACGACGGTGCTGTTGACTGGTGGAGTGGGTAGACTGGGCATCGGGGCCGACGAGACCGAGCGCGGTGGTTCAACTTCACGTTCGATTTCAATATCCAGCACCTCATCCAGCACATCGAGTTCATATCCGGGAGAGCCAACGTTTGAAATGTCCGAATAGCCCGAAAAcgaagagatggagctgatggacaTGTTTTTCTTCCTGGTCTTTGCGGATTTCTCAAGTCGCGCGTCCAATTCCGGACGATTCTTCTTAGGTCGTCCTCTCTTCACGCTCTTCCTCACAATGCCATCAAAGGCGCCGACACACATGCCTCGCTGACGGTGTCTCGTGAGAGCATCATGTCGCGCAAACTTGTTGCCGCAGTCGCAAGGGTACGGCTTGATCCCAGTGTGAATCTTGGCGTGTCTCTTGAGATCGTGCTGCCGAACAAAGCACTTCATGCAGGCCGGGCACTGGTACTGGCGGTCGTTGAGATGTGTCTGGACGTGGGACTTGATGTTCTCTTTGCGGCCAAACTGTTTCCCGCAGTCCTCGAACAGACAAGTCCACTTGCCGTCTGTCGTCTCGGGTCCCTGGATGAACTGGGCAATCTCTTCGACAGTGACCCCTGTCTCGGTTCGCGTCTCATCGATATTGATATCGGCGATGCTGGCCGCGCTCGCGATGCTTGCCGCTGACTCGGtgcgacgatggcgattAGGGCGATCGGCAGGAGAATTCTGCGCGCCGTAGCTGTGATTGAGCcgaggctgcggcggctgAGCAGTATAACCGCTGCCAGCTACGGGCATCATCTGTGATCCTTCTAGCTTTGTCATTGGGTGAGGCATCCAATTATCAGCAGTAACATTGTCAATGCGCCCTGGTAACTTAGCTGATTCATACTTCATATTGTTCATGTTCATATAGTGCGATGTCTGCATGGGTATAGCGTTCAAGGGCTTGTCGCTTGGAAAGGCGCTTGGGCAGGTTGTGCCTGTAGCAGCTGAGAGGCTCGGCTCGGCTTGCTGTCGCATTTCATCAAACATGTGCGTACGGATACCAAAGGCAAAATTGCTCCAGTGACAAACGGTGAAGTTGGTGAAGAATGAATGGATTCCAGATCCAAGTTCAAGGGCCAGCTGAGCTGCAGTAATGGTTCCCAGGAGCTCAAGTatgggatgggatgccgTCGCCACGGCAACGCGCCAGCGCAAACGTCTCCACCAATAGCCCGCGTCTATCAGGCTAGATGTGGCAGCTTAAAACAACCGGGCAATATTGAGACAAGTccaggaacaaagaaaagagctgCTGTGTGGCGATGCCGTCCGTGTTGACTCCCGTGGTCCGCAGTTGGGCGAGGATGTATGAGTTGTCCGCCCGTTTACTGGCTTTCCCATGCTCATGACCATGTCGCTACTCCATATCTTCATGTACACATCTCTCGCTTACTCTGTGAACGTGAGATTGATGCATATGAATTCAAGCATTACTTCTTATGAAAATTCAAGAAAGTCGCATACTGGAACATGGCTCTGGCATACCCGTCCTCTACATCATCTAGTCTATGACGGTGGTGATAGATTGATTCCCCTTAGCAGGAGACTTCGAGGGACGCCATGTTTCACGTCGAGATCGATATCTTACCCAAGTGGTAGCCAGAGTGTCTGTGTTTTCACACCCTTGCATCCCTGGgaagtacaagtacaagcgCAAGACATGGATATCTCCCAAGGCTGTGCCAAGCAAGCACCAATTGCTTCCCCAGAAGAGGCCGCGCCTTGTTTCGCGACCGAGCACATGCTATCCGCCCGCACTATCTGCTTTAGAcaatgtacctgtacctcgTACTCGGTGTTTTCTCATTAAAACGGCCCTATGACTACCTTGATAGCAGCTGACGCGCACCATGGCAACGCAGATTGCGCCCATAACATTGGATGCGATCGTGCTAAGCGCTATGGCTTTTTATAGTAATATTTATCGACGTCACCAAGGCTGCCCGAAGCGGAAATTACTCGCCGGGCAATCTCGCTCCAGGGCTTGGTGTCCTCAGCAATAACAAACAAGCTGAGGCCAATCAATGGGCCAAGTTAAATGAGGGCCGACTCGTGAGCAAAAAAAGTACCAGACGCAGACATGAGTACAGTAGTGCCGCGGCTGAGGGAGTAAATATTATCATTTGAGCAGGCCACTAAGACGACGTAGCGGCCATCCATCTTGGGGGGACCATCAACATTACTGCATTagaacaagatgaagacggcatCTAGACGCCATTCGGGCGGGACGGGAGCGaagtggctggctggaaCACGCCACTGTTGAGCCACTGCCGGCTCGTGGATTGGACTGACAGATGGAAGGGGACCAGCTACTGCACAtgcaagatgctgatgatacGATACGATGCATTCCATCCTGGGGTGTCTTCCCCGCTTGCTCACGTCGGAAAGCCTTGCCTGGGCGACGGACCAAGGAGGACATACCCAGCTAGTAGGACGGCTAACTGCTGCTACGACATGGCACCGCTCCCAACGAGCTGGTACATCCATACGTTGAAATGGAGTGCAGAGTGCCGTATGGAGAATAGAGCTGGAAGTGCTGCTAGAGCATACAGTAGCATAGGTAGGGAGATGGCGCCCATGTTGCTGCATTCTAGCTGCAGGCCTCACCTACATGAAAAAATGGAGTATCCCGGTCTTTGAGTGAGCTAGGTCTAGCCAACTGACATGGAGCTTGTCCACGGCATCTGgcgggaagaagagaagatgcgaTGACTCCACAAAGCTTGAATGATGTCTAAGatacagtacgagtatgaagTAATGGAGAGACAGGCGCCAGGCAGGCGgcagatggaaaagaaaccagaCCCGTATCATTCGACGGTTGACCAGGAGAGTACGCATTGGGAAACTCGGAGAGCAGCGTCCAACATGTACTCAGATGGTATTGCAGAATGAGACACAGCACCAAATAGTAGTTGATTGCGTTTGGCTAGGTTGGAATAAATCAGAGACAGTATGAGTGCGATTCATAGATCTTAGACATTGACCGCCCTTCCTGACTAGCCCTTTAATGGCGACAAAATCATCAACCGTCCTCACCGTCCTCACCGTCTTCACCCTCATCAACCGCCAGATAGACTCCCAATAACTCCTACCTGTAAAtatgatggatggatcaaatgcCCACCTCAGTGCTTCTTCCCTGTAGGTAGATTAGTGCCTACATGTACTGCTAGTACTATACCATGCCAACATGTACTCTGTAATGCGTCCCCATCGGACCTCTCCAGTTAAATTGAATCCATCAATGGGGCACTTCCTTCATCTCGCGAACCAGCGCCGCTACATGTTTAGCACCTGCAGCACTAGGTCGGCTCGTGCTGcgcttttttccctcttcaGTGGCCCGCGATGGGAGTTTCCGGGTTGTGCGTCGCCTGCTCGGGGGCGCGATAGGCCTATAAGCCGCCTGTAACCTGCCCGCTGGCCAATGCCATTCACTGCGCCAACCTAACAGAAGGGTTCGTCGGCTgagcgagaaaaaaaaaaagtgccgGGGGGATCCTGGCCAGGGCTCAATATCTGGTGACCGACCTTTCGACTTCATTTCGTCACCCTTGAAAATCCCTCCTCCACTGTCATTGGCTGCCCACTGGCTGACTCCGGAAAACTGATTTCAAGGAATTGAAATCCGGTTTGCACTTTTTCTCACGTTGCTCAACACAAGACGACGCTTCCTTTACGCCAGCATTTCCTGACGCCTTGTCGCGGATCGCAGCCATGTCCATGGTCAACGCCTCCAGAGGGAACAATCCCAGCCGAAATCAACCCCGAAGCACCACGCCGTTCAATAATGGCCCTGCCGTCGCGAGTTCCGGCATCCCTCGCCCTGTTCTAgatgcccagcagcagccaaacgaGTCCTCTGCCAGTCTCAGCGCGAGCAGACAGAAACAATCTAAGCGCGATGAGGTACGTGATGGCATCTATCACAACAAGTTGCGCTCGAGTCAGGTGGAGAGTTGTTTTgagggagggggaaagaGAGCTAGCTAGCTACTCACTATCATGTTCACCACCCCTCACTGCAGTGGCTAACTTGGGCGTCATGTAGGCGATCCGCAGGAAACTGGAGAGCGACCTCTCCAAAAAGAAGACTCTCACGGGCCGGTCACGACAGATTCGCAGAGCCCCTCCCGGAACTGTGCTTGCCCTCAAGCCCAGCCAGGCTCTCCAGATCAAGCCTGCCACCACTGTCTCCGAGGCTGCTCAGCTGATGGCTGCGAAGAGGGAGGACTGCGTGCTGGTTACCGACGATGAGGACCGGATTGCTGGTATCTTCACGGCCAAGGATCTTGCTTTTCGCGTGGTCGGAGCTGGACTCAAGGCTGCCAATGTCACGATTGCTGAAATCATGACCAAGAACCCCCTCTGTGCCAGGACCGACACGAGCGCCACGGATGCGTTGGACCTGATGGTTCGCAAGGGCTTCCGTCACCTGCCCGTCATGGATGAGAACCAGGATATCTCGGGTGTGCTGGATATCACAAAGTGCTTCTACGAcgccatggagaagctggagcgCGCATACTCTTCCTCGAGGAAGCTGTACGACGCTCTCGAGGGAGTGCAGTCCGAGTTGGGCGCCAGCCAGCCTCAGCAGATTATCCAGTATGTGGAGGCTCTCCGGTCCAAGATGTCTGGGCCCACACTCGAGTCCGTGTTGAACGGCATCCCGCCGACCACGGTGAGCGTCCGGACCTCGGTCAAAGAAGCtgcggccatgatgaaggaaAACCACACCACTGCGGTGCTCGTGCAGGACCAGGGGGCCATTACGGGCATTTTTACGAGCAAGGACGTCGTTCTTCGTGTCATTGCTCCAGGCCTTGACCCGGCCAATTGCAGCGTCGTGCGTGTCATGACCCCTCACCCCGATTTTGCCCCAATGGACATGACCATTCAGGCTGCCCTGCGAAAGATGCATGGTAAGCAACCTCTAGTTTCCCCATCCTCCCTCACCTTTACTGCTCTCATCCTAGCCTTATGGCTACCACATTTTTCGCGTGCCCAAGAAGCATCAAAACATGGTCAAGCATGTGTCTAACACTCATATTTCAGATGGCCATTATCTCAACCTTCCCGTCATGAACGATGGCGGTGAGATTGTGGGAATGGTGGATGTGCTCAAGCTGACTTATGCTACGCTGGAGCAAATCAACACCATGTCGAGTGACAATGGCGAGGGCCCGGCGTGGAACAAGTTTTGGCTTTCCATCGACCACGAGACGGAGTCGATGGTGTCTGGCGACGGCAGCCACAGCCATCACCACGCTCACCATTCTCGCATGATGTCGCCCGAGGCAAACCGCCTTGGAGACAGCGTCGCTCCCAACGACTCTGCATCGCACATCGGACTGGACTCGCCTCCTCATTCCATCGCCCCAGAGGTGACAACCGCCGACGTTCCGTTTGCTTTCAAATTCAAGGCACCTTCGGGACGTGTTCACCGGCTGCAGGTGGTTGCATCGCAAGGCATAGAAGCATTTGTGCATGCCGTTGCATCCAAGCTTGGAAGTGAACTCGACAGCATCGGAGGCATGCCGGATGTTTTAGAGGGCAGAATCGACGGTCCTGGGTTTGCTCTCAGCTACATGGACAACGAGGGTGACACCGTGTCCATCACCACCGATAACGATCTCCTGGAGgccatcctcctcgcccgCCAGGCACATCTCGAGAAGGTTGATCTCTTTGTCCATGACTCAGAGAAGCCGCCTACAACACCCTCGTTGGACACCCTGCCAACCCCAGTTTCGTCATCCACCGGCCTTCGTGAGCGCCGGAGAGCCtacgaggaggaagagtcagagagcgaggaggaggaatccgaggaggaggaggagcagcggcCCGCGCGCCGTTCGCGGAGATCAAGGACGATTGTCCACCAGGAGCAGATTATTGCCGGCGTACCCAACGACCTGTTGCTGCCCGGAGCCATTGTTACCCTTGCGGTGGTTATAATTGGTGTGTTTACTATTGCCAGAGCGACTAGCCGGTAAAAAGAGAGCAATG contains these protein-coding regions:
- a CDS encoding ribosomal protein s2 domain-containing protein — translated: MSMVNASRGNNPSRNQPRSTTPFNNGPAVASSGIPRPVLDAQQQPNESSASLSASRQKQSKRDEAIRRKLESDLSKKKTLTGRSRQIRRAPPGTVLALKPSQALQIKPATTVSEAAQLMAAKREDCVLVTDDEDRIAGIFTAKDLAFRVVGAGLKAANVTIAEIMTKNPLCARTDTSATDALDLMVRKGFRHLPVMDENQDISGVLDITKCFYDAMEKLERAYSSSRKLYDALEGVQSELGASQPQQIIQYVEALRSKMSGPTLESVLNGIPPTTVSVRTSVKEAAAMMKENHTTAVLVQDQGAITGIFTSKDVVLRVIAPGLDPANCSVVRVMTPHPDFAPMDMTIQAALRKMHDGHYLNLPVMNDGGEIVGMVDVLKLTYATLEQINTMSSDNGEGPAWNKFWLSIDHETESMVSGDGSHSHHHAHHSRMMSPEANRLGDSVAPNDSASHIGLDSPPHSIAPEVTTADVPFAFKFKAPSGRVHRLQVVASQGIEAFVHAVASKLGSELDSIGGMPDVLEGRIDGPGFALSYMDNEGDTVSITTDNDLLEAILLARQAHLEKVDLFVHDSEKPPTTPSLDTLPTPVSSSTGLRERRRAYEEEESESEEEESEEEEEQRPARRSRRSRTIVHQEQIIAGVPNDLLLPGAIVTLAVVIIGRRALASPLPRAVLRQLSTEVKTATASTSTSTSNGPAQAWPAPQSAAAPPKIVSSAKKKQKIVEEVIMTLGANSSQEHHGAAWSKPHQRGKQTLTPAQQYAEFQRIQKNTRSLGSKLEKRYVPTEIISNPPRPEDVTLELLMASQTHMGHNTSLWNPANSRYIYGVRQGIHIISLETTAAHLRRAARVVEEVAYRGGVILFVGTRKGQMEIVTKTSELAGAYHLFTKWIPGSITNRDVILRTQGMKVVDHLDKELDGFDMFKGTARPILPDLVVCLNPLENYTLLYECGLKNIPTIGVIDTNTDPSWVTYTIPANDDSLRSMALVAGVLGRAGEAGQKRRLQDAASGNISWSTSPELSRHMRKEVQAAVLKRKEVMGRMQANIQGFTDEEMKLLRSQYLGEQQDEVTEDDLVNMMGETVAAESSTEKAALSGETVGARLGSIEAQLKSLQKNAVEIEQAVRGSV